One stretch of Armigeres subalbatus isolate Guangzhou_Male chromosome 2, GZ_Asu_2, whole genome shotgun sequence DNA includes these proteins:
- the LOC134215340 gene encoding rho GTPase-activating protein 100F-like, giving the protein MTYLRTPKTSSAAGGTFMYSLPVRSISSQHIGPSSIRSPSVRRMRQLLKMTQAGPDDISGTAMAALTGHQSPAPTPSTKLPRTHHPIDINPAEYSKLKLDKTVFDAIEYPECYGSICLPVMDSEHV; this is encoded by the exons ATGACGTACTTAAGAACACCGAAAACATCTTCAGCAGCCGGTGGTACTTTCATGTATTCACTGCCGGTACGGTCTATATCCTCGCAACATATTGGGCCGTCGTCAATTCGTTCGCCAAGTGTCCGGCGTATGCGACAGCTGCTGAAAATGACTCAAGCTGGTCCGGATGACATATCAGGAACGGCAATGGCAGCCCTCACCGGCCATCAGAGCCCGGCACCTACGCCGAGCACAAAACTGCCCCGCACCCACCACCCGATCGACATCAACCCGGCCGAGTATTCTAAGCTCAAGCTAGATAAGACAG TGTTTGACGCAATCGAATATCCGGAATGCTATGGATCCATCTGCTTACCGGTCATGGACTCCGAGCATGTGTGA
- the LOC134215342 gene encoding rho GTPase-activating protein 100F-like: MSSQHIGPSSIRSPSVRRMRQLLKMTQAGPGGAPASAIAALTGHQSPAPTPSTTLPRTHHPIDINPAEYSKLKLDKTVVGAIECPEFCGSICLPVVDYGLRLNHFKCSIR, encoded by the exons ATGTCCTCGCAACATATTGGGCCGTCGTCAATTCGTTCGCCAAGTGTCCGGCGTATGCGACAGCTGCTGAAAATGACTCAAGCTGGTCCGGGTGGCGCACCAGCATCGGCAATAGCAGCCCTCACCGGCCATCAGAGCCCGGCACCTACACCGAGCACAACACTGCCCCGCACCCACCATCCGATCGACATCAACCCGGCCGAGTATTCCAAGCTCAAACTGGATAAGACAG TGGTTGGCGCAATCGAATGTCCGGAATTCTGTGGATCTATCTGCTTGCCGGTCGTGGACTACGGGCTACGCCTGAACCACTTCAAGTGCAGCATCCGATGA